A region from the Drosophila bipectinata strain 14024-0381.07 chromosome 3R, DbipHiC1v2, whole genome shotgun sequence genome encodes:
- the LOC108128873 gene encoding uncharacterized protein → MPKKVVTRRQRKAAEAKRKAEEEARLNILASIGGQNAVEDAKASDEDAQNTTTHDEPSQQQSQGGPAVDAMGPPLTRHKIRGYFGKKKLKKLVRDYKRGMKSAKMGQRLAAEESRQQYSIEGPEQIPPVFKKLAETSTSHNVALEVLKTNWYDGQEVKPSLNDSLVTKICKQIKAQINTVLNKAKQGDRGPLELRPRSEQRPVARESCSDPGQGAGFVEVPDTLQTEEDSKDATTTTPEAPPIQPPKVFGNTGYFMLTGTDEQLAQQLADLAARNVVIQSYLHCPDPFMDRVEQQLNDLVANREELVEKMRSKHGMLASPRERRQMKSKKHMT, encoded by the coding sequence atgccaaaaaaggTAGTGACTAGACGCCAGCGTAAGGCCGCCGAAGCCAAGCGCAAGGCGGAAGAGGAAGCTCGTCTGAATATCTTGGCCAGTATTGGAGGTCAGAATGCGGTTGAGGATGCCAAGGCTTCGGATGAAGATGCTCAGAATACCACAACACATGACGAGCCGTCCCAGCAACAATCCCAGGGTGGCCCAGCTGTCGATGCGATGGGACCTCCGTTGACACGGCATAAGATCAGGGGCTACTTTGGCAAGAAGAAGTTGAAGAAACTGGTGCGAGACTATAAGCGAGGAATGAAATCGGCAAAAATGGGGCAAAGACTAGCGGCTGAGGAGTCGCGTCAACAATATTCCATTGAAGGTCCGGAACAAATCCCACCTGTTTTCAAGAAACTTGCCGAAACATCAACGTCCCACAACGTGGCTCTTGAAGTGCTAAAGACAAATTGGTACGATGGTCAAGAGGTGAAGCCCTCTTTGAATGATAGCCTGGTAACCAAAATCTGCAAGCAAATCAAGGCACAAATCAACACAGTCCTCAACAAAGCCAAGCAGGGAGATCGGGGGCCGTTGGAGTTAAGACCTAGGTCTGAGCAGCGTCCAGTGGCACGGGAAAGCTGCTCAGATCCCGGTCAGGGTGCTGGCTTTGTTGAGGTACCTGATACACTACAAACCGAAGAGGACTCCAAGGATGCGACCACTACCACACCAGAAGCGCCGCCGATTCAACCGCCGAAAGTGTTCGGCAACACTGGATACTTTATGCTGACCGGCACCGATGAGCAATTGGCACAACAGCTTGCCGACCTGGCCGCTAGGAACGTCGTGATCCAGTCGTACCTCCACTGTCCAGACCCGTTTATGGACAGGGTGGAGCAGCAACTGAATGACTTGGTCGCTAACCGCGAAGAACTCGTGGAGAAGATGCGTAGCAAGCATGGTATGCTCGCATCACCACGTGAAAGGCGTCAGATGAAGTCGAAGAAACACATGACCTAA